A single region of the Triticum dicoccoides isolate Atlit2015 ecotype Zavitan chromosome 2B, WEW_v2.0, whole genome shotgun sequence genome encodes:
- the LOC119360158 gene encoding uncharacterized protein LOC119360158: MAGGGSSSSSTAREEGRASARLRKKQKLHQQEEEEKWANPLDPRFSDYDPKEGDYVLTRFQHRTLDLHMESPVGAMHNTNRIFPEEGFRMCNSANIVSVNIASSDYGYPLNVYGTIIARDSLDRKCVYLFQRAKDDCQNISSKNEPLVLTGPKRGLMIFDSIIFEVDLKAKDVNGRKVNDERVSKGLMEINGISRLSFPPKYKVQTEKLVSMHSTLDLNYTFVRKAVEGTVEMRILEAGPVDYFHGKIVARTSSFPCDIMLHDSKLAGMLTAGDGGVVQTARRVVSVSVDETLLLTVAVAAGGVRTVEFTPKHGSYDEEKITCDDYKMLVKVTWSIVHR, translated from the exons atggccggcggcggttcttcttcttcttccacggcgAGAGAGGAGGGGAGGGCGAGCGCGCGGCTGCGGAAGAAGCAGAAACTGCATCAACAGGAGGAGGAAGAGAAGTGGGCGAACCCTCTGGACCCCAGGTTCAGCGACTACGACCCCAAGGAGGGCGATTACGTCTTGACCCGCTTCCAGCACCGCACGCTCGACCTCCACATGGAAT CACCTGTTGGTGCAATGCACAATACTAATAGGATCTTCCCAGAGGAGGGGTTCCGGATGTGTAACTCGGCTAATATTGTCTCGGTCAATATCGCTTCCTCCGACTATGGATACCCGCTCAATGTCTATGGCACCATCATAGCCAGGGACAGTCTGGATCGCAAATGCGTCTATTTATTCCAGCGTGCCAAGGACGATTGCCAGAACATCAGCTCCAAG AATGAACCGTTGGTTTTGACTGGCCCGAAGAGAGGACTGATGATATTTGATTCAATAATCTTTGAAGTTGATctgaaggccaaggatgtgaacggTAGAAAGGTGAATGACGAGAGGGTTAGCAAAGGCTTAATGGAGATTAATGGCATCTCCAGACTGTCATTTCCACCGAAATACAAGGTTCAAACAGAAAAGCTTGTCAGCATGCACAGCACATTGGATTTGAACTACACGTTTGTAAGGAAGGCAGTGGAGGGCACCGTTGAGATGAGGATCCTTGAGGCGGGACCTGTTGATTATTTTCATGGGAAAATCGTCGCTCGCACCAGCAGCTTTCCATGTGACATTATGCTACATGACAGCAAACTTGCTGGGATGCTGACAGCTGGTGATGGTGGAGTCGTGCAAACAGCACGCCGTGTGGTCAGTGTATCGGTTGATGAGACGCTGCTGTTGACAGTTGCCGTCGCTGCAGGTGGTGTCCGCACTGTCGAGTTTACTCCAAAGCACGGCAGCTATGATGA